Proteins encoded within one genomic window of Halobacteroides halobius DSM 5150:
- a CDS encoding sugar ABC transporter substrate-binding protein has protein sequence MKKKLVVIFMVCTLVLGLTLSTSAWWIFGEDEKENKQDFKYKIAVVLKATNSDYWKSVAAGAKDAAKKYNVKVDVIGPESETQIMQQINLIQDQITRRVDALVVAPLRPSSARPILKKAVNQGIAVGTIDTDADFKGKAFFAGTGNFYAAKKAGKYMAKKLGSEAKLAIIRGAAGDYIFDQRTKGFLAGIKGTGIEVVSIQPADSSRGKAFRVMQNMLQSFQNINAVYAENDSMALGAARAIKSSPSADLDNIKIMGFDGIPGALKSIYNGDLTATTKQDSYGIGYTGVKKMVQYLKGQEVKKQIRVPTYVIDKENVVKNMQKLTRAFSKNHLKNLFGEEVFNKVFN, from the coding sequence ATGAAGAAAAAATTGGTAGTGATATTTATGGTTTGTACTTTGGTTTTAGGCTTAACTCTTAGTACATCTGCATGGTGGATTTTTGGTGAAGATGAGAAAGAAAATAAGCAAGATTTTAAGTATAAAATTGCGGTAGTATTGAAAGCAACAAATAGTGATTATTGGAAGAGTGTAGCAGCGGGGGCCAAAGATGCTGCTAAAAAATATAATGTTAAAGTGGATGTTATAGGTCCAGAAAGTGAAACTCAAATAATGCAACAAATTAATTTGATTCAAGACCAAATCACCAGAAGAGTAGATGCTTTGGTAGTAGCTCCTCTAAGACCATCTTCTGCTAGACCAATTTTGAAAAAAGCTGTTAATCAAGGAATTGCAGTAGGTACGATTGATACAGATGCTGATTTTAAAGGAAAAGCTTTTTTTGCTGGTACTGGTAACTTCTATGCTGCTAAAAAAGCTGGTAAATATATGGCTAAAAAATTAGGTAGCGAAGCAAAATTAGCTATTATTCGTGGGGCAGCAGGGGATTATATTTTTGACCAACGAACTAAGGGTTTTTTAGCTGGGATAAAAGGAACTGGTATAGAAGTAGTTTCTATACAACCAGCGGATAGTTCTCGTGGTAAGGCATTTAGGGTAATGCAAAATATGTTACAGTCTTTTCAAAATATTAATGCAGTTTACGCAGAAAACGATAGTATGGCTTTAGGAGCTGCAAGGGCTATTAAAAGTTCTCCTAGTGCTGATTTGGATAATATAAAAATAATGGGCTTTGATGGTATTCCTGGTGCTCTTAAGTCAATTTACAATGGTGATTTAACTGCTACTACAAAACAAGATTCGTATGGGATAGGATATACTGGAGTAAAGAAAATGGTCCAGTATTTAAAAGGGCAAGAGGTTAAGAAACAAATTCGAGTACCAACTTATGTAATTGATAAAGAAAATGTAGTAAAAAATATGCAAAAACTAACTAGGGCTTTTAGTAAAAATCATCTTAAAAACTTGTTTGGAGAAGAGGTATTTAACAAAGTCTTTAATTAA
- a CDS encoding alpha-galactosidase, translating into MGITYQKEEKLFHLQAKNTSYIIKISETEDLYHVYWGKKLNLIEKTDCTALNPYLGSQDRASFTMDLASKEYPSYGHSDFRQPAYQVQLKNGSRISNLKYKSHEIYRGKKSLDGLPATYVEDDSEAETLEVTLVDEVANLRVILSYTTYEDFAVITRSVKFINQGSKELNLKRALSASIDFKNSDYELLQLSGAWTRERHIKRRSLVSGLQAVESKRGASSHSQNPFIALLREDTTEGQGEAYGFSFVYSGNFLAQVEVNKYDQTRVAMGINPFDFNWLLEPKQSFQAPEVVLVYSDQGINKMSQTYHKLYRTRLARGKFRDKERPILINNWEATYFDFNEDKILEIAEVGQELGLELFVLDDGWFGKRDDDTSSLGDWFADENKLPNGLDSLGEQINDLGLEFGLWFEPEMVSPDSDLYRAHPDWCLHVPNRERSMARDQLILDLSRPEVCDYIIEQISDILESAPITYVKWDMNRNMTEIGSAKLSSQRQQETVHRYMLGLYKVLEELTTRFPNILFESCSGGGGRFDPGMLHYMPQTWTSDDTDAVERLKIQYGTSIVYPLSAMGAHVSAVPNHQVARITPLKTRGNVAEFGNLGYELDLTKLTTEEKEIIKEQVSEYKEVRKLVQQGNFYRLATPFAENNDTAWMIVSEDRKEAYVGYYKVLAEPNVPCLSLKLQGLNPKFKYRMLSNEKIYRGDLLMYAGVNLPQELLTSGDFQSVTWRLKAIE; encoded by the coding sequence ATGGGAATTACCTATCAGAAAGAAGAAAAGCTCTTTCATTTACAAGCTAAAAATACAAGTTATATAATCAAGATATCAGAAACAGAGGATTTATATCATGTTTATTGGGGCAAAAAGCTTAATTTAATAGAAAAAACAGATTGCACAGCTTTAAATCCATATTTGGGTAGTCAAGATAGAGCATCTTTTACAATGGATTTAGCTTCTAAAGAGTATCCCAGTTATGGTCATTCAGATTTTAGACAACCAGCTTATCAAGTTCAGTTAAAGAATGGATCTAGAATATCAAATTTAAAGTATAAATCTCATGAGATTTATAGAGGAAAGAAGAGCCTAGATGGTTTACCAGCTACTTATGTAGAAGATGATTCTGAAGCTGAGACTTTAGAGGTAACATTAGTTGATGAAGTAGCTAATTTAAGGGTCATTCTTTCTTATACAACTTATGAAGATTTTGCTGTTATTACAAGGTCAGTTAAATTTATTAATCAAGGCTCAAAAGAGTTAAATCTAAAGAGAGCATTAAGTGCTAGTATAGATTTTAAAAATAGTGATTATGAATTATTACAGTTATCAGGTGCTTGGACCAGAGAGCGACATATTAAACGGCGTTCCTTAGTATCTGGTTTACAAGCAGTTGAGAGTAAAAGAGGAGCTAGTAGTCATTCTCAAAATCCTTTTATTGCTTTATTAAGAGAGGATACAACTGAGGGTCAAGGAGAAGCTTATGGTTTTAGTTTTGTTTATAGTGGAAACTTTTTGGCTCAGGTTGAAGTGAATAAATACGATCAAACAAGGGTTGCAATGGGGATTAATCCATTTGATTTTAACTGGTTACTAGAACCAAAGCAAAGTTTTCAAGCCCCAGAAGTAGTGCTGGTTTATTCAGACCAAGGGATTAATAAGATGTCTCAAACTTACCATAAATTATACCGAACGCGCTTGGCCCGAGGTAAATTTAGAGATAAAGAAAGACCAATTTTAATTAATAATTGGGAAGCAACTTACTTTGACTTTAATGAAGATAAGATTTTGGAAATTGCAGAAGTAGGTCAAGAATTAGGACTAGAGTTATTTGTCTTAGATGATGGTTGGTTTGGTAAGAGAGATGATGATACCTCATCTCTAGGAGATTGGTTTGCAGATGAAAATAAATTACCTAATGGTTTAGATAGTTTAGGAGAGCAAATAAATGATTTAGGATTAGAGTTTGGATTATGGTTTGAACCAGAAATGGTTTCTCCTGATAGTGATTTATATCGAGCCCATCCCGACTGGTGTCTTCATGTGCCTAATCGAGAGCGATCAATGGCCAGAGATCAGTTGATTTTAGATTTATCTCGCCCCGAGGTCTGTGATTATATTATAGAGCAGATATCAGATATTTTAGAAAGTGCTCCAATTACTTATGTTAAGTGGGATATGAATCGTAATATGACTGAAATTGGCTCTGCTAAACTATCTTCACAAAGACAACAAGAGACTGTGCATAGATATATGTTAGGATTATATAAAGTTTTAGAAGAATTAACTACTAGATTTCCAAATATACTATTTGAAAGTTGCTCTGGTGGTGGCGGAAGATTTGATCCCGGTATGCTACATTATATGCCTCAGACTTGGACTAGTGATGATACTGATGCTGTAGAAAGATTAAAGATTCAGTATGGGACTAGTATAGTATATCCATTAAGTGCAATGGGAGCTCATGTTTCAGCAGTACCAAATCATCAGGTAGCTCGGATAACTCCTTTAAAAACAAGGGGAAATGTAGCTGAATTTGGGAATCTGGGATATGAACTTGATTTAACTAAGTTAACAACAGAAGAGAAAGAAATAATTAAGGAACAAGTATCTGAGTATAAAGAAGTAAGAAAGCTTGTCCAACAAGGAAATTTTTATAGGTTAGCAACTCCTTTTGCAGAAAATAATGATACCGCATGGATGATAGTCTCTGAAGATAGAAAAGAAGCATATGTAGGTTATTATAAAGTATTAGCTGAACCAAATGTTCCTTGTTTGAGTCTTAAATTGCAAGGATTAAATCCAAAGTTTAAGTATCGAATGTTAAGTAATGAAAAAATTTATCGAGGAGATTTATTGATGTATGCTGGAGTTAATCTTCCTCAAGAACTATTAACAAGTGGTGATTTTCAAAGTGTTACTTGGAGGTTAAAAGCTATTGAATAG
- a CDS encoding ABC transporter ATP-binding protein: MTEQNLINKQDVILELKNLKKYFPIKQGIFKRTVGYVKAVDGVSLNIRRGETVALVGESGCGKSTLGRCILKIHEATAGEINYYSKNRDNKIDVTEVTSKDLLNLRREIQTIFQDPYSALNPRMNILQILTEPYKFHDLGKSKVEIRSEIEGLLEKVGLRPSYLSRFPHEFSGGQRQRVAIARALTLNPDLIVADEPVSALDVSIQGQTINLMKDLQNELNLTYLFISHDIALVDRIADRVAVMYLGNLVEVAETSELVSNVSHPYTEALLSAVPIADPSIEQERIPLSDEIPSPSDPPSGCPFHTRCIYAEKECREKTPELKEIEDGHYTACHFAEELDMQQFDSRAV; encoded by the coding sequence ATGACGGAACAGAATCTGATTAACAAGCAAGATGTAATTCTTGAACTGAAAAATCTAAAGAAATATTTTCCTATTAAACAAGGAATTTTTAAAAGAACTGTAGGGTATGTAAAAGCAGTTGATGGTGTTAGTCTAAATATAAGGAGAGGAGAGACTGTTGCTTTAGTTGGGGAAAGTGGTTGTGGCAAAAGCACTTTAGGGCGTTGTATTTTAAAAATTCATGAAGCTACGGCTGGAGAGATCAACTATTATTCTAAGAATCGAGATAATAAGATAGATGTTACAGAGGTTACTTCTAAGGATTTATTAAATTTAAGAAGAGAAATCCAGACTATTTTTCAGGATCCTTATTCTGCTTTAAATCCAAGGATGAATATACTACAAATTTTAACTGAACCATATAAGTTTCATGATTTAGGCAAAAGTAAGGTAGAAATAAGATCAGAGATTGAGGGTCTATTAGAAAAAGTAGGTTTAAGACCAAGTTATTTAAGTCGTTTTCCGCATGAATTTAGTGGGGGCCAGCGACAAAGGGTTGCTATTGCACGAGCATTGACTTTAAATCCTGATTTAATTGTAGCTGATGAACCTGTATCAGCTCTTGATGTTTCGATTCAAGGCCAAACGATCAATTTAATGAAAGATTTACAGAACGAATTAAACTTAACCTATTTATTTATTTCACATGATATAGCTTTAGTTGATCGGATTGCAGATCGAGTAGCTGTTATGTATTTAGGTAATTTAGTAGAAGTTGCTGAAACTAGTGAATTAGTATCAAATGTAAGTCATCCTTATACAGAAGCTTTATTATCTGCCGTGCCAATTGCTGACCCAAGTATTGAACAAGAAAGGATACCTTTATCTGATGAAATACCGTCTCCAAGTGATCCGCCATCAGGATGTCCTTTTCATACTAGATGTATTTATGCTGAAAAAGAATGTAGAGAAAAAACACCAGAGTTAAAAGAAATAGAAGATGGTCATTATACAGCGTGCCACTTTGCAGAAGAATTAGATATGCAACAATTTGATTCAAGAGCAGTATGA
- a CDS encoding ABC transporter ATP-binding protein: protein MKQEKLLEIKNLKTHFDTPEGRVRAVDGVDLVIPKNTSIALVGESGSGKSVTAKSIMGLLPQPPAEINGEILYNQNEREKNLVELDPDGEEYANIRGNEISMIFQDPMTALNPVYTIGNQVMEIIIRHTDLSKKEARKRGIKLLGKVGIANPEQRFDEYPHQFSGGMRQRVMIAIGLACNPTLLIADEPTTAIDVTIQSGILDLIKELQAEFKTSLLLITHNLGVVAQIAEKVAVMYLGEIVEYADVKDIYHSPLHPYTKGLLEAVPVLGRNRGQEFTTIEGMVPDPFNIPAGCRFSTRCEEQCKQCIAGKKPQMIEVESGHYVKCWLHGGEANDGTESD, encoded by the coding sequence ATGAAACAAGAAAAATTATTAGAAATAAAGAATTTAAAGACGCATTTTGATACTCCTGAGGGTCGAGTGCGTGCTGTTGATGGAGTTGATCTTGTAATTCCTAAAAATACTAGTATAGCTTTAGTAGGAGAAAGTGGTTCAGGTAAAAGTGTTACAGCTAAGTCAATTATGGGTTTATTGCCTCAACCACCTGCAGAGATAAATGGAGAAATTTTATATAATCAAAATGAAAGAGAGAAGAATTTAGTAGAACTTGACCCTGATGGTGAAGAGTATGCTAATATCCGTGGTAATGAGATCTCTATGATTTTTCAGGATCCAATGACTGCTTTAAATCCAGTTTATACAATTGGTAATCAAGTTATGGAGATTATTATTAGACACACTGATTTGAGCAAAAAGGAAGCTAGAAAAAGGGGAATAAAATTATTAGGGAAGGTAGGTATTGCCAACCCTGAGCAGAGATTTGATGAATATCCACATCAATTTAGTGGGGGAATGCGACAACGAGTAATGATTGCTATCGGACTTGCTTGCAATCCTACCCTATTAATTGCTGATGAACCAACTACAGCAATTGATGTTACTATTCAGTCAGGAATACTTGATTTAATAAAGGAATTACAGGCTGAATTTAAAACTTCTTTATTATTAATTACTCATAACTTAGGTGTTGTAGCTCAGATAGCAGAAAAAGTAGCAGTTATGTATTTAGGGGAGATTGTTGAATATGCTGATGTTAAAGATATATATCATTCTCCATTACATCCTTATACTAAAGGGTTATTAGAAGCAGTACCAGTTTTAGGCAGGAATCGTGGGCAAGAATTTACTACTATAGAGGGAATGGTTCCTGATCCTTTTAATATCCCAGCTGGATGTAGATTTAGTACGCGTTGTGAAGAACAATGTAAACAGTGTATTGCAGGTAAAAAACCTCAGATGATCGAAGTAGAATCAGGCCATTATGTTAAGTGTTGGTTACATGGAGGTGAAGCTAATGACGGAACAGAATCTGATTAA
- a CDS encoding ABC transporter permease: MSKMKTRPQEIEVQQEVVEERTKVESYWDKLWRRFNQNRLAQAGLIMVSAIILISIFAPFLSPYDYNSNNLDSVYIPPQEIHFIDQTGDFHLRPFVYQVKEGLDPDTWKRVYKEDKSKRYPINFLVRSWKYEFLGLFESDLHLFGIQGDKASIHLLGTDKLGRDLLSRIFYGSRISITVALLGALITVVVGSTIGAISGYYAGKVDMVIQRIIEIIRMFPRLALWMALSVAIPPTWPPLATFFGIIVVFAFINWVNLAREVRGKVLSYRETEFVLAAETLGASAPYIIFKHIIPNVISHIIVIGTITIPRLIIAESALSFLGLGIQPPLVSWGVLLSNATTIQTIGQHPWIIIPGVAILVTVLGFNFLGDGLRDAVDPYSD; the protein is encoded by the coding sequence ATGAGTAAAATGAAAACAAGACCCCAAGAAATTGAAGTACAGCAGGAAGTAGTAGAGGAAAGAACTAAAGTAGAGAGTTATTGGGATAAATTATGGCGCAGATTTAATCAAAATCGCTTGGCCCAGGCAGGATTAATAATGGTTAGTGCTATTATATTAATCAGTATATTTGCTCCTTTTTTAAGTCCGTATGATTATAATAGCAACAATCTAGATAGTGTATATATACCACCACAAGAAATTCATTTTATTGATCAAACCGGTGATTTTCATTTGCGTCCTTTCGTTTATCAAGTTAAAGAGGGGTTAGACCCTGATACTTGGAAACGAGTATATAAAGAAGATAAATCTAAAAGATACCCAATTAATTTTTTAGTGCGTAGTTGGAAGTATGAGTTCTTAGGATTATTTGAATCAGACCTACATTTATTTGGAATCCAAGGAGATAAAGCATCAATTCATTTATTAGGAACGGACAAATTAGGGCGTGATTTGTTAAGTAGAATTTTTTATGGGAGTAGAATTTCTATAACTGTAGCTTTGTTAGGAGCTTTAATAACGGTGGTTGTAGGTTCAACGATTGGTGCTATTTCTGGTTACTATGCTGGGAAAGTTGATATGGTAATTCAGCGAATTATCGAGATTATTCGCATGTTTCCTCGTTTAGCTTTATGGATGGCTTTAAGTGTAGCAATTCCACCTACTTGGCCCCCACTGGCTACTTTCTTTGGGATTATAGTGGTCTTTGCTTTTATTAATTGGGTCAATTTAGCTAGAGAAGTTAGAGGTAAAGTGTTATCATATAGAGAAACTGAATTTGTTCTTGCAGCTGAAACATTAGGAGCTAGTGCACCTTATATAATTTTTAAGCACATTATACCAAATGTAATTAGTCATATTATTGTAATTGGAACAATTACTATTCCTCGACTTATTATTGCGGAGAGTGCCTTAAGCTTTTTAGGGTTAGGTATTCAACCACCACTAGTTAGTTGGGGTGTATTATTAAGTAATGCTACTACGATTCAAACTATTGGTCAGCACCCTTGGATAATAATTCCAGGAGTAGCTATTTTAGTTACAGTTCTTGGATTTAACTTTCTAGGAGATGGATTAAGAGACGCAGTTGATCCTTATTCAGATTAA
- a CDS encoding ABC transporter permease: MLSYIVRRTMYAIPLLLIISFVSFIIITLPPGSFLTTAKSRLMSRAGLSRDEAQRIIKQMEERYGLDQPLLIRYFNWVKAILTDGDFGYSFNYKKPVSEVIWSRLGMTILIALGAHLFSVVIGVLIGIFSAIYKYGVLDSIFTVLAFLGLSIPNFFFALVLMYFVSVKLGAHVGGLFSPKYVMAPWSWAKFIDFLKHIWIPIIVVGTAGTARNMRVMRTNLLDALNEHYVMVARAKGLRKNFVIFKHALRNAIQPIVMYLGMSLPFLIQGAMVSSIVLNLPTTGPMFYDALVSQDTYLACSFLMMLATTLVIGNLLSDILLAWVDPRVSYE, from the coding sequence TTGCTAAGCTATATTGTAAGACGTACGATGTATGCAATACCATTATTGTTAATAATAAGTTTTGTTTCTTTTATAATTATTACTCTTCCGCCAGGGAGTTTTTTGACTACTGCTAAAAGTAGATTAATGTCTCGAGCTGGATTATCAAGAGATGAAGCACAAAGAATAATTAAGCAAATGGAAGAAAGATATGGTCTTGACCAACCTCTTTTAATTCGCTATTTCAATTGGGTTAAGGCAATTTTAACTGATGGTGATTTTGGTTATTCATTTAACTATAAAAAACCAGTTTCAGAGGTAATTTGGAGTCGGTTAGGGATGACGATATTAATTGCTTTAGGGGCTCATTTATTTTCAGTAGTTATTGGGGTTTTAATTGGAATTTTTTCTGCTATCTATAAATATGGAGTTTTAGATTCTATTTTCACAGTTTTAGCCTTTTTAGGTCTTTCAATTCCTAATTTCTTTTTTGCTTTAGTGTTGATGTATTTTGTTAGTGTGAAATTAGGGGCCCATGTGGGAGGTTTATTCTCTCCTAAGTATGTAATGGCTCCTTGGAGTTGGGCCAAGTTTATAGACTTTTTAAAGCATATTTGGATTCCTATAATTGTAGTAGGAACTGCTGGTACAGCTAGAAATATGCGTGTGATGCGAACTAATTTATTAGATGCTTTAAATGAACATTATGTTATGGTGGCTCGTGCTAAGGGTTTAAGAAAGAATTTTGTTATTTTTAAGCATGCTTTACGAAATGCAATTCAACCAATAGTTATGTATCTAGGAATGTCTTTACCATTTTTAATTCAAGGAGCTATGGTGAGTAGTATTGTATTAAACTTACCAACTACTGGACCAATGTTTTATGATGCTTTAGTTAGCCAGGATACTTATTTAGCTTGTTCTTTCCTTATGATGCTTGCTACTACTTTAGTAATTGGCAATCTATTATCAGATATTTTGTTAGCCTGGGTAGATCCGAGGGTTTCATATGAGTAA
- a CDS encoding ABC transporter substrate-binding protein, which produces MFKKKSLVTVLALVLVFSLSMTAGAWWIFGDDEEQEKKKVKEKVVTKKAKKLGSRLAPSEIWVYKSLADYNQAPQLEELVEAGKLPSVDKRLPSNPRVVQRTMMANGIGEYGGVWRDTFAVPVEGWNWAAGQIQGYFGINQIVQTGLVDLGPMWMLEKPKVLPRVATDWKWSADGKTLTMNLIKGAKWSDGQPFTADDIIFTYRHFILDERVPSLASKGTWTYGGEVTKIEKVNDYTIKWHFGVSRPQQALFEMAEPRFAIAPKHVYKSLHPAFNEDITYQEFLNAKAPQDLPVATLGPYVPTKYKPGQMLVLTRNPYFWQVDEEGNQLPYLNEVWFTEANSGKTRTLNLINGSGDRTNIENPSAFATIKQAANQKDYIDINFGPFDSAYHLNFNLSLYKNNSTKRDKALRNLFRKLKFRKALSYATNRAGIANALFPSQKFVKPWYGAYTQGSAYYKKEDVTAYKYNVTKAKELLAELGFKDTDDNGIVNWPQNSLLAGQDLIIEALIDADQSATIDITQALVPMYRKVGIDFNPKPLKATLSNSKTNANDYEINVGREDYRFTPALHPDYIGLVTKSTPYWHSAGNGGKRDLLPFEAKMKKLLAQAKVTNDVEQKMSLYREIQKLYTKNLYTIPLIQVRRGIGINSRLKNIAPDTPVYQYDWTMSNFPLEIIWTPKEKQKEELYEDNIITPSDY; this is translated from the coding sequence TTGTTTAAGAAAAAAAGTTTGGTGACAGTTTTAGCTTTAGTATTAGTCTTCTCTTTATCAATGACTGCTGGTGCTTGGTGGATCTTTGGCGATGATGAAGAACAAGAAAAGAAGAAAGTTAAAGAAAAAGTAGTTACTAAGAAAGCTAAAAAACTTGGTTCTAGACTTGCTCCAAGTGAGATATGGGTCTATAAGTCTTTAGCAGATTATAATCAAGCTCCACAACTTGAAGAATTAGTAGAAGCGGGTAAATTACCTTCTGTTGACAAGAGACTACCTAGCAATCCTCGTGTGGTTCAAAGAACAATGATGGCTAATGGTATTGGAGAGTATGGAGGTGTTTGGCGAGACACTTTTGCAGTACCAGTTGAAGGTTGGAATTGGGCTGCAGGTCAGATCCAAGGTTATTTTGGAATTAATCAGATAGTTCAAACAGGATTAGTAGATTTAGGGCCAATGTGGATGTTAGAGAAGCCAAAGGTACTTCCTCGTGTAGCAACTGATTGGAAGTGGTCAGCAGATGGAAAAACTTTAACAATGAACTTGATCAAAGGTGCTAAATGGTCAGATGGCCAACCATTTACTGCTGATGATATTATTTTTACTTACCGACATTTTATTCTAGATGAAAGAGTTCCTAGTTTAGCTAGTAAAGGTACATGGACTTATGGAGGAGAGGTTACTAAGATAGAAAAGGTAAATGATTATACTATTAAGTGGCATTTTGGGGTTTCTAGACCTCAACAGGCTCTCTTTGAGATGGCTGAACCCAGATTTGCTATAGCCCCTAAACATGTCTATAAATCTTTGCATCCAGCATTTAATGAGGATATAACTTATCAAGAGTTTCTTAATGCTAAAGCACCTCAGGATTTACCAGTAGCAACTCTGGGTCCTTATGTGCCAACAAAGTATAAACCAGGTCAAATGTTGGTTTTAACAAGAAATCCCTATTTCTGGCAAGTAGATGAGGAAGGTAATCAACTACCTTATCTTAATGAAGTATGGTTTACAGAAGCCAATAGCGGAAAAACTCGGACACTTAATTTGATTAATGGTTCTGGTGATAGAACAAATATAGAAAACCCAAGTGCTTTTGCAACTATTAAACAAGCAGCTAATCAAAAAGATTATATAGATATTAATTTTGGTCCTTTTGATTCAGCTTATCATCTAAATTTCAACTTATCTTTATACAAGAATAATTCTACTAAGAGAGATAAAGCATTGCGTAATTTATTTAGAAAGTTGAAGTTTAGAAAAGCACTATCTTATGCTACTAATCGAGCCGGAATAGCTAATGCTTTATTTCCAAGTCAAAAGTTTGTTAAGCCCTGGTATGGAGCCTATACTCAAGGGTCAGCCTATTACAAGAAAGAAGATGTCACTGCTTATAAGTATAATGTAACAAAAGCTAAAGAGTTATTAGCAGAATTAGGATTTAAAGATACTGATGATAATGGTATTGTTAATTGGCCACAGAATAGTTTATTAGCTGGGCAAGATTTAATTATTGAGGCATTAATTGATGCTGACCAGAGTGCAACTATTGATATAACACAAGCATTAGTTCCAATGTATAGAAAAGTAGGAATTGACTTCAATCCTAAGCCATTAAAAGCTACCTTATCTAATTCTAAAACTAACGCCAATGATTATGAGATAAATGTAGGTAGAGAAGATTATAGATTTACTCCAGCTCTTCATCCTGATTATATAGGTCTAGTAACTAAAAGCACACCATATTGGCATTCGGCTGGAAATGGTGGTAAACGTGATTTATTACCATTTGAAGCAAAGATGAAAAAATTATTAGCACAGGCTAAGGTAACTAATGATGTAGAGCAAAAGATGAGCTTATACCGAGAGATTCAAAAGCTATATACTAAAAATTTATATACTATTCCTTTAATTCAAGTTAGACGTGGAATAGGAATTAATAGTAGACTTAAGAATATAGCTCCAGATACTCCTGTTTATCAGTATGATTGGACTATGTCCAACTTCCCTCTAGAGATTATTTGGACACCAAAAGAAAAACAAAAAGAAGAGCTGTATGAAGATAATATTATTACACCTAGTGATTATTAA
- a CDS encoding alpha-glucosidase/alpha-galactosidase codes for MPKITFMGAGSTVFAKNVLGDCLLTPALKDSQIALYDIDQQRLKDSEMMLNNLNQNYDGDAKIVAYNDRKEALRDADYVVNAIQVGGYKPCTVTDFEIPNKYGLRQTIGDTLGIGGIFRALRTIPILLDFAKDMEEVCPDAWFLNYTNPMSMLTGAMLKATNIKTVGLCHSVQKCVSELLEPLGMSPEGVQWKVAGINHMSWLLEVTRDGKNLYPKIKEKAFSREDSHDDLVRYEMMKRFGYYVTESSEHNAEYLPYFIKSQYPELIDKFNIPLDEYPRRCEKQIQEWEEMRDELVNNEDLEHQRSHEYASYIIEAMETGEPYKIGGNVLNTDLITNLPNEAVVEVPCLVDKSGVTPCHVGELPLQLAALNRTNINVDLLTIEAALTKKKDYIYQAAMLDPHTSAELSIDEIISLCDDLIVAHGDWLPEFN; via the coding sequence ATGCCAAAAATCACATTTATGGGAGCAGGTAGTACTGTTTTTGCTAAGAATGTACTAGGAGATTGTCTATTGACGCCAGCACTGAAAGATTCTCAGATTGCTTTATATGATATCGACCAGCAAAGATTAAAAGATTCTGAAATGATGCTTAATAATCTTAACCAAAATTATGACGGAGATGCAAAGATTGTTGCTTATAATGATCGAAAGGAGGCTTTAAGAGATGCAGATTATGTAGTAAATGCAATTCAGGTAGGCGGTTATAAACCTTGCACAGTAACTGATTTTGAAATTCCTAACAAGTATGGCTTACGTCAGACAATTGGAGATACTTTAGGAATTGGCGGTATCTTTAGAGCATTAAGAACTATTCCTATCTTACTTGACTTTGCTAAAGATATGGAAGAAGTATGTCCAGATGCTTGGTTTTTAAATTATACTAATCCAATGTCTATGTTAACTGGTGCTATGTTAAAAGCTACTAATATAAAGACGGTAGGTTTATGTCACAGTGTTCAAAAGTGTGTATCAGAACTGTTAGAGCCGTTAGGAATGAGTCCAGAAGGTGTACAATGGAAAGTAGCGGGGATTAATCATATGTCTTGGTTGTTAGAAGTTACAAGAGATGGGAAAAATTTATATCCAAAAATCAAAGAAAAAGCATTTAGTAGAGAGGATTCACATGATGATTTGGTACGTTATGAAATGATGAAACGTTTCGGTTATTATGTAACTGAATCTAGCGAACATAATGCAGAATATTTACCTTATTTTATTAAGAGTCAGTATCCAGAATTAATTGATAAGTTTAATATTCCCTTAGATGAATACCCACGTCGTTGTGAAAAACAAATTCAAGAGTGGGAAGAAATGAGAGATGAACTAGTTAATAATGAGGACTTAGAACATCAGCGTAGTCACGAATATGCCTCTTATATTATAGAAGCAATGGAGACAGGAGAGCCTTATAAAATTGGTGGGAATGTATTAAATACAGATTTAATTACTAACTTACCTAATGAGGCTGTGGTTGAAGTGCCATGTTTAGTTGATAAAAGTGGTGTAACACCTTGCCATGTAGGAGAATTACCACTACAGTTAGCTGCTTTAAATAGAACTAATATTAATGTTGATCTTTTGACAATTGAAGCTGCCTTAACTAAGAAGAAGGATTATATCTATCAGGCTGCTATGTTAGATCCTCATACTTCTGCTGAGTTATCAATAGATGAAATTATCTCTTTATGTGATGATTTAATTGTAGCTCATGGTGATTGGTTACCAGAATTCAATTAG